From Streptomyces sp. NBC_00775, one genomic window encodes:
- a CDS encoding RNA-binding S4 domain-containing protein — protein sequence MASEGADGDKKGTSNGGAHGSGDTVSAAEAAKAAGPGRGESVRVDSWIWSVRLVKTRSMGATACRGGHVRVNGERVKPAYAVRVGDEVRLRHDGRERVVVVKRVIRKRVGAPVAVECYVDNSPPPPPREAVAPAGIRDRGAGRPTKRDRRELERLRGLAAGTPGFSGASGASGASGQERGHGGSGSGSGSGSRS from the coding sequence ATGGCTTCTGAGGGTGCTGACGGGGACAAGAAGGGCACGAGTAACGGCGGCGCGCACGGCTCCGGTGACACGGTGAGCGCGGCCGAGGCCGCCAAGGCCGCCGGTCCGGGTCGCGGCGAGAGTGTCCGGGTCGACAGCTGGATCTGGTCCGTACGTCTCGTCAAGACCCGCTCGATGGGCGCCACCGCCTGCCGGGGCGGGCATGTCCGGGTGAACGGCGAGCGCGTCAAGCCCGCGTATGCCGTACGCGTCGGAGACGAGGTGCGGCTGCGGCACGACGGGCGGGAGCGGGTCGTCGTCGTGAAGCGCGTGATCCGCAAGCGGGTCGGGGCGCCGGTCGCCGTCGAGTGCTACGTCGACAACAGTCCGCCGCCTCCGCCGCGCGAGGCCGTCGCTCCCGCGGGCATCCGTGACCGGGGGGCGGGGCGCCCGACCAAGCGGGACCGGCGCGAGCTGGAGCGCTTGCGGGGGCTTGCCGCCGGCACCCCTGGCTTCTCGGGCGCCTCCGGCGCCTCCGGCGCCTCCGGCCAGGAGCGTGGTCACGGCGGGTCCGGGTCCGGTTCCGGCTCCGGCTCCCGGTCCTGA
- a CDS encoding DoxX family protein — protein sequence MSETTAPVTAVSHITPAPDAAPAPGASRPRSARISLTALQVVLGLFYAIASALPKLIAHPSAVEAFDKLGWGHTGMYVIGVLELAGGIALLVPLLDSLAAVALSALMVGAFIVNVTVIHGPYVATPLILILPLALIAWARRSHTTELLRLVRRRA from the coding sequence ATGTCCGAGACCACGGCTCCCGTCACCGCCGTCTCCCACATCACCCCCGCCCCCGACGCCGCCCCCGCCCCCGGCGCCAGCCGCCCCCGCAGCGCCCGAATCTCCCTGACCGCCCTGCAAGTCGTCCTCGGCCTCTTCTACGCGATCGCGAGCGCCCTCCCCAAGCTGATCGCACACCCGTCAGCGGTAGAGGCCTTCGACAAGCTCGGATGGGGCCACACGGGCATGTACGTCATCGGCGTGCTCGAACTCGCAGGCGGGATCGCCCTGTTGGTCCCGCTCCTGGACTCCCTGGCAGCGGTGGCGCTCAGCGCGCTGATGGTCGGCGCGTTCATCGTCAACGTCACGGTCATCCACGGCCCGTACGTGGCGACCCCGCTCATCCTGATCCTGCCGCTCGCACTGATCGCGTGGGCCAGGCGCAGCCACACCACCGAACTGCTCCGCCTGGTACGCAGGCGGGCATGA
- a CDS encoding uracil-DNA glycosylase yields the protein MDTSGLDGRGLDARGLAELDARVTGCRACPRLVAWREEVARTKRAAFAGQTYWGRPVPGFGPADASLLIVGLAPAAHGGNRTGRMFTGDRSGDVLYAALHDLGLASRGTSVSADDGLELYGVRVTSPVHCAPPANKPTPEERDTCRPWLVRELELLRPSLRAVVVLGAFGWQAALPAFAAAGWAVPRPRPVFAHGARVTLGPDSVASQSMSMVPVESEPMSIGPVVPEPIRPVELFGCFHVSQRNTFTGRLTPAMLRDVLRTAAQAAGLTTRPYAG from the coding sequence ATGGACACCAGCGGCCTGGACGGCAGGGGCCTGGACGCCAGGGGCCTCGCCGAGCTGGACGCGCGGGTCACCGGGTGTCGCGCCTGTCCGCGCCTCGTCGCCTGGCGCGAGGAGGTGGCCCGCACCAAGCGCGCCGCCTTCGCCGGCCAGACGTACTGGGGGCGTCCGGTTCCCGGGTTCGGACCGGCCGACGCCTCGCTGCTCATCGTCGGACTCGCACCCGCCGCGCACGGCGGGAACCGGACCGGGCGGATGTTCACGGGAGACCGGTCCGGGGATGTGCTGTACGCGGCGCTGCACGACCTGGGCCTGGCGTCGCGGGGGACTTCGGTGAGCGCGGACGACGGGCTGGAGCTGTACGGCGTACGCGTCACCTCGCCCGTGCACTGCGCCCCGCCGGCCAACAAGCCGACGCCCGAGGAGCGGGACACGTGCCGCCCTTGGCTCGTACGGGAGTTGGAGCTGCTGCGGCCCTCGCTACGGGCGGTGGTGGTGCTCGGGGCCTTCGGGTGGCAGGCCGCGTTGCCCGCGTTCGCGGCGGCGGGGTGGGCGGTGCCCCGGCCCAGGCCGGTGTTCGCGCATGGGGCGCGGGTCACGCTGGGCCCGGATTCTGTGGCATCGCAGTCGATGTCGATGGTGCCCGTTGAATCGGAGCCCATGTCGATCGGGCCCGTTGTACCGGAGCCGATCCGGCCCGTCGAGCTCTTCGGCTGTTTCCACGTCAGTCAGCGGAACACCTTCACCGGGCGGCTCACGCCCGCGATGCTCCGCGACGTCCTGCGTACGGCGGCGCAGGCGGCGGGGCTGACGACGCGACCGTACGCGGGTTAG
- the pip gene encoding prolyl aminopeptidase produces MGVYPEIEPYDHGMLDVGDGNRVYWEVCGNPRGKPAVMLHGGPGSGCGAWYRRYCDPAAYRIVLLDQRGCGRSTPRASDYETDMSVNTTAHVIRDLELLRGHLGIERWLVWGVSWGSVLGLRYAQTHPDAVSELVLTGVATGSNPEVAMLTKGLGKIFPEAFERFLAELPEGERDGNLAAAYNRLIESPDPEVRARAARAWTDWETAIIPAPPRSVERYEDPAFRMGFARTVTHYFGNDHFLGEGNDEGVVLRDAPLLKGIPGTLVQGSLDLGNLLGIVWRLHHAWPGSELVVVDDAGHNAGAPGVVDVLVAATDKYAAG; encoded by the coding sequence ATGGGTGTGTATCCGGAGATCGAACCGTACGACCACGGAATGCTCGACGTCGGGGACGGCAACCGCGTCTACTGGGAGGTCTGCGGCAACCCACGCGGCAAGCCCGCGGTGATGCTGCACGGCGGCCCCGGCTCGGGGTGCGGTGCCTGGTACCGGCGCTACTGCGACCCGGCGGCGTACCGCATCGTCCTGCTCGACCAGCGCGGCTGCGGACGCTCCACACCGCGCGCGAGCGACTACGAGACGGACATGAGCGTCAACACGACGGCCCATGTGATCCGGGACCTGGAGCTGCTGCGCGGTCACTTGGGCATCGAGCGGTGGCTGGTGTGGGGAGTCTCGTGGGGCTCGGTGCTGGGGCTGCGGTACGCGCAGACGCATCCGGACGCCGTGTCCGAGCTGGTGCTGACGGGGGTGGCCACCGGCTCGAACCCTGAAGTGGCCATGCTGACCAAGGGACTTGGGAAGATCTTCCCCGAGGCCTTCGAGCGGTTCCTCGCCGAGTTGCCCGAGGGCGAGCGCGACGGGAACCTGGCGGCCGCGTACAACCGGCTGATCGAGTCCCCCGACCCGGAGGTACGGGCGCGGGCGGCACGCGCCTGGACCGACTGGGAGACGGCGATCATTCCCGCGCCACCGCGGTCCGTGGAGCGCTACGAGGACCCGGCCTTCCGCATGGGCTTCGCCCGCACGGTCACGCACTACTTCGGCAACGACCACTTCCTGGGGGAGGGGAACGACGAGGGGGTCGTCCTCCGGGACGCACCCCTGCTCAAGGGCATCCCCGGCACCCTCGTCCAGGGCAGCCTCGACCTGGGGAATCTGCTGGGCATCGTGTGGCGCCTCCACCATGCCTGGCCCGGCAGCGAGTTGGTCGTCGTCGACGACGCGGGGCACAACGCGGGGGCTCCGGGGGTGGTGGACGTGCTGGTGGCGGCCACGGACAAGTACGCGGCAGGTTAG
- a CDS encoding class I SAM-dependent methyltransferase: MRSARWTGMRIEKRQGHEGTGPGAITPDGCAVELYARLPIRDEPDIITAAVPAGAHILELGSGVGRMTHPLLERGFTVTAVDESAEMLERVRGARTIRSTIEDLDLGETFDVVMLASFLVHTGDVDERQSMLKTCARHVAEGGCVLIQREGEDWHTNVPRERVDPSGFISRITSAEPVGDGVNSVHAEYEFPDATWTQTFLARPLTKDEFEEALGEAGLRVDRYVTEDGVWVRAVKG, translated from the coding sequence ATGAGGTCGGCCCGTTGGACGGGTATGCGGATCGAGAAGCGACAGGGACACGAGGGAACCGGACCCGGTGCCATCACACCGGACGGCTGCGCGGTCGAGCTCTACGCGCGCCTGCCCATCCGGGACGAGCCGGACATCATCACCGCGGCGGTGCCTGCGGGCGCGCACATCCTGGAACTGGGCAGCGGGGTGGGACGGATGACCCACCCACTCCTGGAGCGCGGGTTCACGGTCACCGCCGTGGACGAGTCGGCCGAGATGCTGGAGCGCGTTCGAGGAGCGCGCACCATACGCAGCACGATCGAGGACCTCGACCTGGGCGAGACCTTCGACGTGGTGATGCTCGCGTCGTTCCTCGTCCACACAGGGGACGTCGACGAACGGCAGTCGATGCTCAAGACCTGCGCCCGCCATGTCGCGGAGGGCGGCTGCGTCTTGATCCAGCGAGAGGGGGAGGACTGGCACACCAACGTCCCCCGCGAGCGGGTCGACCCCTCAGGCTTCATATCCCGGATCACGTCCGCGGAGCCGGTGGGCGACGGGGTGAACTCGGTCCACGCGGAGTACGAGTTCCCGGACGCCACGTGGACCCAGACGTTCCTGGCCCGCCCGTTGACGAAGGACGAGTTCGAGGAGGCGCTGGGGGAGGCGGGGTTGCGGGTGGACCGGTATGTGACGGAGGACGGGGTGTGGGTGAGGGCGGTGAAGGGCTGA